CAAGCCTTTTGCATCTCTTGATGAGAGTCAGGGATGAGGCGCATCGCTTTGCCTTAAGTTATCACAAAAAAATCCGGGGAAAAGAGTTTCTCTCATGAAGCAGATCCTTCTCTCCTTGAGGTGGCTTGTGACGTTGCTGGGTGGGCTCTCGATGGGTCTTTTTTGTGCCGTTCTGGGTCCTCTCGATCGATCCAAGAGAAAAATCTTGAAGGCCTGCTATTATTTTGCCAGGATTTTTTTGCCGATCGCCGGGATTCGCATCCAGGTTTCGGGTTTGCAGCATATTGACCCAAAATCGAATTACATCGTCTGCTCCAATCACCAGGGGATATTTGATATCTTTACGTTGATGGGGACTCTTCCCCTTCCGCTCCGGTTTGTCTCAAAACCGTCCTACTTTAAAATACCATTCATCGGTTGGGGGATGCGAGGAGTCGGGCACATTGAGATCACCCGGACTCACAAAGAGCGAGACCGGAAGACGCTCGATGAACTTGTGAAGCTTGTGAAGGAGGGTGCGAGCATCGTGATGTTTCCCGAAGGGACACGAACACGTGATGGCAAGGTAGGTCCGTTTAAATTTGGTGCATTCTATGTTGCTGTTCACTCCGGCATCCCAATCTTGCCGGTTACCATTCAGGGAAGTTTTGAGCGGATGCGGAAGGGAAAACGTCTTCCAGAACCAGGGAGAATCAGTCTGAAGATTCAGGGGCCGATCTCTCCGTCAGGCCAGACGGTTGAATCTCTCTGTGACGATACCCGCAAGGTCATCCTGTCAAATTTCTGACAGGGGCTTATCAAAGTGATACTAGATTAACCCGTCTCAAGACAGGGCGTGTCAATAAATAACATTTATAATCAATAAGATAGATGATCAATTTGGCTGTGGTGCGTCATGGCATACGGATTGCTTTATCAAGGGTTAAGAGGCGTCCAAGATGCAGAGTGATCAATTTGGAACGATGTTAGAATCGCTGTCATTCGAGGCCGAGGGGGAGGCCTCGAATCAGCAGCCTGCCGTACTCTCCTGTGGCGGGATCTTCTTCCCGCAAAGTGACCTGCCGAAGAGCCTGCGCTTCTGGACACAGGTCGTTAATCTTCCGCATGAAGAGATCTCCGCGAAGGTATTCGGCGTGAAAAATCCGGATGGGCAGGAGATGCTCGTCAAGATCCTTCAAAAAGAGACACTCAATTAGCTCGACACCTCAGTCAGCCAGTTTTTGAATTTTTCATTCTTCCCGCGAACGGCACCGAAGAAAAGTTCCTGCGCCTTCCGGGTGATGGGGCCCGGCTCTCCACGGCCGATCCGGCGACCGTCGACTTCACGAACGGGTGTGATCTCCGCGGCGGTTCCCGTCAAAAAAATTTCGTCAGCCAGATAGAGCTCATCACGGGTTGATCTTTCGCGTATGACCGAATGACCGATCTCCTTCAGGAGCTGACAAACGGAATCGGCTGTGATGCCGGGGAGGATGGAGGAACCGGAAGGGGTTGTACGGATCACACCGTCCCGGACAATAAAAATATTCTCGCCGGACGCCTCCGCAACGTATCCTTCCGCATCCAGGAGGATCGCCTCTTCGTAACCGGCGGCAATCACCTCGCGCTTCGCCAGAATCGAGTTGATGTAGTTGCCACAAACCTTTGCCTTGTTCATCGTCGCATTGACATGATGTCGGGTATACGAGGAGACCTTTGTCCGGATGCCGTTCTTCAGCCCCTCTTCCCCCAGGTAGGAGCCCCATTCCCAGGCGGCAA
The Deltaproteobacteria bacterium genome window above contains:
- a CDS encoding 1-acyl-sn-glycerol-3-phosphate acyltransferase — translated: MKQILLSLRWLVTLLGGLSMGLFCAVLGPLDRSKRKILKACYYFARIFLPIAGIRIQVSGLQHIDPKSNYIVCSNHQGIFDIFTLMGTLPLPLRFVSKPSYFKIPFIGWGMRGVGHIEITRTHKERDRKTLDELVKLVKEGASIVMFPEGTRTRDGKVGPFKFGAFYVAVHSGIPILPVTIQGSFERMRKGKRLPEPGRISLKIQGPISPSGQTVESLCDDTRKVILSNF
- a CDS encoding branched-chain amino acid transaminase; this translates as MLKKVDKIWLDGKLVPWEDANVHLLTHTLHYGLGVFEGIRFYEGPGGRPFIFRLKEHVRRLFDSAHVVTLQIPYSQEEIFEACRETVRVNRLKSGYIRPLAFIGDGEMGLFATKNKIRVGIAAWEWGSYLGEEGLKNGIRTKVSSYTRHHVNATMNKAKVCGNYINSILAKREVIAAGYEEAILLDAEGYVAEASGENIFIVRDGVIRTTPSGSSILPGITADSVCQLLKEIGHSVIRERSTRDELYLADEIFLTGTAAEITPVREVDGRRIGRGEPGPITRKAQELFFGAVRGKNEKFKNWLTEVSS